In Chloroflexota bacterium, the DNA window CTACCTTCGGGCGGCAGTAACGGCTCATCGCCGACCGATAAGCGCACGCCGCCGAGATTCAGAGGGCTTGATGCTGACGCAACTACCGGTTGTTGGAGAACGATTTTGCCGGCGCTTGATCCCAGGTTCTTGTCGCCCTTGAAATTCACATCTACTTCGCGCGCGGCTTCTGGCACTGCGCCTAGAAAGAGCGTTGCGTTACCAGAGTTATCCGTCTTGACTGTTCCCAAATCCAGGTTACCCAATGTAGTCACGCGCGCAAATGCAACCGACGCGCCGACCACCGGCGAGCCATCGTTTCTTTGCAGTAGCGCATTCACCAACGCACTACCTTCGGCATTGGTCGCTTGCGTAACCGTCATCCGAGTCTGGGCGTACGCGGCGTCTGTCGTTGTTGACTCTGGGGCGGGCGCGGGCGCTGATGCGCTCGACGCGGTGCGTGAACGCAGGTACGCCACAATGTCCGCAATTTGAGCATCACTCAGCGAACCGCCTTTTGCTTTGCTCCACGCCGGCATACCCTTGGCGACAATGCCTTCGCCGGTAATTTGCGCGATGGCGTCATCGCTGTGACCGCCCAAGTACTTTTCGTCGCCGATGGCGGACGCATAGCCGCCCTTGCCGCCGGCGCCGTGGCACGCCGCACAGTACGTCGCAAAAGTTTTCGCGCCCGGCGGATCGTCCGCTCGCGCGATGGGCGCAAGATAAACGGACAACGAGACCAGCGCGACGAATAGCGCCAAAATTTTTCGCCTAGACATTCGCGCCTCCTTCGGCAACGTGCGCGGTCACTGGCGTGTGCGCTTCTTCCGATGTTTCCCAGATCGAAACGACCGGGAACATTTTCGAAAAGAGCGTGTACAACAGAATGAACATCGCGAACGCGCCAGCGGTGATTGACCACTCGACCCAGGTTGGCGTGTACTGCGCCCATTCCGACGGCACGTTTTGAATCGGAATGCGCGGGTTGTAGAGCGTCGGCACAATGATAATGTAGCGTTTGAGCCACATCGCAATGTTGATCAAAAGCGATGCCGTAGCAATCGTGGCGAGCGGATGACGCTTCATCACCGGCAACATGAGCCAGAACAAGCCGCCGAGCGCGATGACAATACTCAACACGCGCAAGGTGGACCAAAGAGAAGTAACTTGAAAATCTGCCGATGCGCCGGTGGGCGCAAATGCCATCACCGCGAACACCGCGACGGCAGCCATCGCGGCAAGTGGACGCAGTACCAGCTGTGCGGCAGATTGCTTTGCCGCGATCTGGATCAGGTTTGGTAATGCCAGCATCAGACCGGGAAAGATAAACCCACCCAGGATCATTGCCCAGAAAATCGGGGCAAAATCGCCGACGAACAACATTTGCACCACGCCTTGATCGGCGACATCGTTGCCATAGGTCATCGTCAGATATTCGCTCAAGGTAAAGTAGATGTACACCACATCCATCACGAGCAGCAGGAGACCCAGGTTGCGAAACACTTTTTCGGTGAGGTACGCTTCCAGATGATACACGCGGCGGAAGATCACCATCGCGATCAAAATCGCGGCGATGCCGGAGAAGATCGCGCCGACGACAAAGTACGGACCGAAAATCGTGCTGTGCCACCCGGGACGCATCGTCATGCCGAAAATCCACGACACGACGGTATGCACTGACACCGCGACCGGGATAATCAAAACTGCCATAATCCCGACGCCTTTTTCCAAGCGGCGTTTTTGTTCCGCGTCACCGCGCCAATCCAACGATAGTGTACGATAGATGAATCGTTTCCACGCCGGCGCGTCGGTCAACCGATCGCGACACTCTGCCAGGTCAGGAATCATTGGCAAGTACAGATACAACATACTGCCGGCGATGTACGTCGTGATCGAAATCAAATCCCAGAGGATCGGCGATTGGATGCGCCCGTACTGCAAGAGATTGAGCAAGCGTTCGGGATGACCCATGTCAATGATAATCATCGGTCCGCCGATCAACAGCGCAAACACCGTGATCGCTTCCGCCATGCGCGTGATGGGACGACGCCACTCTGCGCCAGTGACGCGCAGGATCGCGGAGATGAGCGTGCCGGCGTGGCTGATACCGATGAAGAAAACAAAGTTGGTCATGTAGATGCCCCAGAAAATGTAATCGCGCAAACCGGTGACGACGAGTCCGTCGCGCAGTTGTACGGAGTACGCATACGCCGCCCAGCCAATCACGGCGAACAAAATCGCGACGAATCCGTAGAATTTCCAACTGTTCGATCTCAATGGCTGAAATAAAATGTCTTCTTTTTGTAGTTGACGAAACATGATGCCTCCAAAATTACTAACTGATGTTACGCGGTGTCATTTCGAGCGAAGCGAGAAATCTCGGTTTTCGCAGGAGATTTCTCCTCGCTTCACTCGTCGAAATGACATCTTTGCGTAAGGTGAGATAGCAATTATCCTTTGGGTGCCGGATATATCCGGTCGCGCGGCGGGAGATACCACACGCGCGGCTCGGTGCCCAAATCTTCCATAAAGCGAAAGCCGCCTTTCTCGCGAATCAATTGCCTGAACGAAACGACCTCGCCCGCGTGATTCGCCACCGCATCTTCTAGTTGATCGCCGAAATAAATCGCGTCCATCTTGCACGCCGATGCGCACGCGG includes these proteins:
- a CDS encoding cytochrome c, which encodes MSRRKILALFVALVSLSVYLAPIARADDPPGAKTFATYCAACHGAGGKGGYASAIGDEKYLGGHSDDAIAQITGEGIVAKGMPAWSKAKGGSLSDAQIADIVAYLRSRTASSASAPAPAPESTTTDAAYAQTRMTVTQATNAEGSALVNALLQRNDGSPVVGASVAFARVTTLGNLDLGTVKTDNSGNATLFLGAVPEAAREVDVNFKGDKNLGSSAGKIVLQQPVVASASSPLNLGGVRLSVGDEPLLPPEGSLVTPNPPLVPTLIIALVVLGVWSAYGYVVSQVVGIWKAGSSAKRENTWTTRAR
- the nrfD gene encoding polysulfide reductase NrfD, with the translated sequence MFRQLQKEDILFQPLRSNSWKFYGFVAILFAVIGWAAYAYSVQLRDGLVVTGLRDYIFWGIYMTNFVFFIGISHAGTLISAILRVTGAEWRRPITRMAEAITVFALLIGGPMIIIDMGHPERLLNLLQYGRIQSPILWDLISITTYIAGSMLYLYLPMIPDLAECRDRLTDAPAWKRFIYRTLSLDWRGDAEQKRRLEKGVGIMAVLIIPVAVSVHTVVSWIFGMTMRPGWHSTIFGPYFVVGAIFSGIAAILIAMVIFRRVYHLEAYLTEKVFRNLGLLLLVMDVVYIYFTLSEYLTMTYGNDVADQGVVQMLFVGDFAPIFWAMILGGFIFPGLMLALPNLIQIAAKQSAAQLVLRPLAAMAAVAVFAVMAFAPTGASADFQVTSLWSTLRVLSIVIALGGLFWLMLPVMKRHPLATIATASLLINIAMWLKRYIIIVPTLYNPRIPIQNVPSEWAQYTPTWVEWSITAGAFAMFILLYTLFSKMFPVVSIWETSEEAHTPVTAHVAEGGANV